Proteins from a genomic interval of Aureimonas sp. AU20:
- a CDS encoding F0F1 ATP synthase subunit B: MAFDNTFWALVGLILFLALIAYLKAPSIMAKALDKRAAQIRNEIDEARELKEEAKQQLAEYQRRRREAESEAQEILAVAQREAQGIVAEARAKSEDYVARRTQVAEQKIKQAEIEAVSEVRARAVDIAIEAATRVMTERNVGADPRITDQSIAEVRRRLN, from the coding sequence ATGGCTTTCGACAATACGTTCTGGGCTCTCGTCGGCCTCATCCTCTTCCTGGCGCTGATCGCCTATCTCAAGGCGCCCTCGATCATGGCGAAGGCGCTCGACAAGCGCGCCGCGCAGATCCGTAACGAGATCGACGAGGCGCGCGAGCTGAAGGAAGAGGCCAAACAGCAGTTGGCCGAATACCAGCGCCGCCGCCGCGAGGCGGAGAGCGAGGCGCAGGAAATCCTCGCCGTCGCGCAGCGCGAGGCGCAGGGCATCGTCGCCGAGGCTCGCGCCAAGAGCGAAGACTACGTCGCTCGCCGTACGCAGGTTGCCGAGCAGAAGATCAAGCAGGCCGAGATCGAGGCAGTGTCCGAAGTCCGCGCTCGTGCGGTGGACATTGCCATCGAGGCGGCTACGCGCGTGATGACCGAGCGCAATGTCGGCGCCGACCCGCGCATCACCGACCAGTCGATCGCCGAAGTGCGCCGTCGTCTGAACTGA
- a CDS encoding 4-(cytidine 5'-diphospho)-2-C-methyl-D-erythritol kinase yields MDLLKPSAPALHRAALAPAKINLALHVTGRRENGYHDLDSLVVFARDGDRLALAPSHEDRLTIDGPFASDLPLDRGNLVLRALDLARIGAAGLGLALPPLHIHLQKNLPLASGIGGGSADAAALLRMLGAIWPAIQPALATECLALGADVPMCLSGRAARVRGVGEIAAAVPRLPGFGLLLVNCGAPVSTPTAFAGLERRDNPPLPPLHEDGFIDLAALVDYLAGTRNDLEAPARHIVPAIAAVCDALRAEEPLFHRMSGSGATVFALFEDEARAEQAAVRLRARHPGWWIASTGVDPIGDRP; encoded by the coding sequence GTGGACCTTCTGAAGCCATCCGCCCCGGCGCTGCATCGAGCAGCGCTGGCGCCGGCAAAGATCAATCTCGCGCTGCATGTCACAGGGCGGCGCGAGAACGGCTATCACGATCTCGACAGTCTCGTGGTCTTCGCCCGTGACGGGGATCGGCTCGCGCTGGCGCCCTCACACGAGGATCGGCTGACGATCGACGGCCCGTTCGCGAGCGACCTGCCGCTCGATCGGGGCAATCTCGTTCTGCGCGCCTTGGATCTGGCGCGCATCGGTGCCGCAGGCCTCGGCCTCGCGCTCCCTCCCCTCCACATCCATCTGCAAAAGAATCTGCCGCTCGCATCGGGCATTGGTGGCGGCTCGGCGGACGCCGCCGCGCTTCTGCGCATGCTCGGCGCGATCTGGCCCGCCATCCAGCCCGCTCTGGCCACGGAATGCCTCGCGCTCGGCGCGGACGTTCCGATGTGCCTGTCCGGCCGGGCGGCCCGCGTGCGCGGCGTCGGCGAGATCGCGGCCGCCGTCCCGCGCCTGCCGGGCTTCGGTCTCTTGCTGGTCAATTGCGGCGCGCCCGTCTCCACGCCCACCGCCTTCGCCGGGTTGGAGCGGCGCGACAACCCGCCTCTGCCTCCCCTGCACGAGGACGGCTTTATCGACCTCGCCGCCTTGGTCGACTATCTCGCAGGCACGCGCAACGATCTGGAGGCCCCGGCGCGGCACATCGTGCCCGCCATTGCCGCCGTGTGCGACGCCTTGCGCGCAGAAGAGCCGCTGTTTCACCGCATGTCCGGCTCCGGCGCCACCGTCTTCGCCCTGTTCGAGGACGAGGCGCGGGCCGAGCAGGCGGCCGTGCGGCTGCGCGCGCGCCATCCCGGCTGGTGGATCGCCTCCACCGGCGTTGATCCGATCGGAGACCGGCCATGA
- a CDS encoding ribonuclease HII: MARRSSDSPPLPPRPARRAEPHPGPDFAREAALLQKGVHCVAGVDEAGRGPLAGPVVAGAVILRVGHIPEGLDDSKKLGARERERLFEAILDMADVGLGSASAAEIDRLNIRQATFLAMRRALFALPSRPDHALIDGRDVPLGLPCAGSAVIGGDALCVSIAAASIVAKVMRDRLMTALCASDPRYGFSRHMGYPTAAHRAALAEHGVGPHHRRSFGPVRALMLAGESDG, translated from the coding sequence ATGGCTCGCCGTTCCTCCGATTCTCCACCCCTTCCCCCTCGCCCTGCCCGGCGCGCCGAGCCGCATCCCGGCCCGGATTTCGCGCGCGAGGCCGCCCTTCTGCAGAAAGGCGTCCACTGCGTGGCCGGCGTGGACGAGGCCGGGCGCGGTCCGCTCGCCGGACCGGTCGTCGCCGGCGCGGTGATTCTGCGCGTCGGGCACATTCCCGAAGGGCTGGACGATTCCAAGAAGCTCGGTGCCCGTGAACGCGAGCGCCTGTTCGAGGCGATCCTCGATATGGCCGATGTCGGCCTCGGCAGCGCCAGTGCCGCTGAGATCGATCGGCTCAACATCCGGCAAGCGACGTTCCTCGCCATGCGGCGCGCGCTGTTTGCCCTTCCCAGCAGGCCCGACCACGCCTTGATCGACGGTCGCGACGTGCCGCTTGGCCTTCCCTGCGCCGGGTCGGCGGTGATCGGCGGAGATGCGCTCTGCGTGTCGATCGCGGCGGCGTCAATCGTCGCCAAGGTCATGCGCGATCGGCTCATGACCGCGCTTTGCGCGAGCGACCCGCGCTACGGTTTCAGCCGGCACATGGGCTATCCCACGGCCGCCCATCGTGCCGCGCTCGCCGAGCATGGCGTTGGCCCGCATCACCGGCGCAGCTTCGGGCCGGTGCGAGCCCTCATGCTGGCAGGCGAGTCGGACGGTTAG
- a CDS encoding F0F1 ATP synthase subunit C encodes MDAEAARYIGAGLACFGMAGTALALGNIFSSFLTGALRNPSAADGQFGRLVFGFAVTEALGIFSLLIALLLLFV; translated from the coding sequence GACGCGGAAGCTGCACGTTACATCGGCGCTGGTCTCGCTTGCTTCGGCATGGCCGGCACCGCTCTCGCGCTCGGCAACATCTTCTCGAGCTTCCTCACGGGCGCCCTGCGCAACCCGTCGGCAGCCGATGGCCAGTTCGGTCGTCTCGTGTTCGGCTTCGCCGTGACGGAAGCTCTGGGCATTTTCTCGCTCCTGATCGCGCTCCTGCTGCTCTTCGTCTAA
- a CDS encoding PA0069 family radical SAM protein: MAHHVVAQSGLRIGFERRRGRAAGINPTGRFEPFSRSVFDDGWATMDELPSFKTEVQTEMARTVITRNTSPDISFDRSVNPYRGCEHGCIYCFARPTHNYVGLSPGLDFETKLFAKPNAAELLEEEIGRAGYEPKAIAIGTNTDPYQPIERERRIMRDMLEVLEAANHPVGIVTKSALVLRDLDILSRMAAKGLAKVAISVTTLDRRLARTMEPRAATPAKRLEAVRELTKAGVPTMVMTAPIIPGLTDSEIERLLEAAAEAGAREVGYVLLRLPLEVAPLFKEWLLQHYPDRYRHVLSLLRSMRGGKDYDAEWNKRMTGKGPYAMQIKHRFEMAARRFDLNLERTQLRTDLFRAPKGAGVQLSLL; the protein is encoded by the coding sequence ATGGCGCATCATGTCGTGGCGCAGTCCGGCCTTCGCATCGGCTTCGAGCGTCGGCGCGGCCGCGCGGCGGGCATCAACCCGACGGGCCGCTTCGAGCCCTTCTCGCGCTCTGTCTTCGACGATGGCTGGGCGACGATGGACGAGTTGCCGAGTTTCAAGACCGAGGTGCAGACGGAGATGGCCCGCACGGTCATCACCCGCAACACCTCCCCCGACATTTCCTTCGACCGGTCGGTGAACCCGTATCGCGGCTGCGAGCACGGGTGCATCTACTGCTTCGCCCGGCCGACACACAACTATGTCGGCCTTTCGCCGGGGCTCGATTTCGAGACCAAGCTTTTCGCAAAGCCCAACGCTGCGGAACTCCTGGAGGAAGAGATCGGCCGCGCCGGCTACGAGCCGAAGGCCATCGCGATCGGCACCAACACCGATCCCTACCAGCCGATCGAGCGCGAGCGGCGCATCATGCGCGACATGCTGGAAGTGCTGGAGGCCGCCAACCATCCGGTTGGCATCGTGACGAAGTCGGCCCTTGTGCTGCGCGATCTCGACATTCTTTCGCGAATGGCGGCCAAGGGCCTCGCCAAGGTCGCGATCTCGGTGACGACGCTCGACCGTCGTCTCGCCCGAACCATGGAGCCACGCGCCGCGACGCCCGCCAAGCGTTTGGAAGCGGTTCGCGAACTCACCAAGGCCGGCGTGCCGACCATGGTGATGACCGCGCCGATCATCCCGGGCCTGACGGATTCGGAGATCGAGCGGCTTCTGGAAGCGGCGGCGGAAGCGGGCGCTCGCGAGGTCGGCTACGTTCTTCTGCGCCTGCCGCTGGAGGTCGCACCGCTCTTCAAGGAATGGCTGCTGCAGCACTATCCCGATCGCTACCGGCATGTCCTGTCGCTCCTGCGCTCCATGCGCGGTGGTAAGGACTATGACGCGGAGTGGAACAAGCGGATGACCGGCAAGGGTCCCTACGCCATGCAGATCAAGCATCGGTTCGAAATGGCGGCCCGGCGCTTCGACTTGAACCTTGAGCGCACCCAGTTGCGCACCGACCTGTTCAGGGCGCCCAAGGGCGCTGGCGTCCAGCTGTCGCTGCTCTGA
- the moaB gene encoding molybdenum cofactor biosynthesis protein B, which translates to MSAPDRLFLPLGIAVLTVSDTRKAGDDRSGDTLAARLTEAGHRLAARAIVPDDRDAIRNTVLTWSRDPEVDVVITTGGTGFTGRDVTPEALEPIFEKRMDGFSAVFHRVSFETIGVSTIQSRATGGVVNATFVFVLPGSPGACRDAWDHILKPQLDYRHKPCNFVEIMPRLDEHLRRKGGAAA; encoded by the coding sequence ATGAGCGCCCCTGACCGCCTCTTTCTTCCGCTCGGCATCGCCGTCCTTACCGTGTCCGATACGCGCAAGGCGGGGGATGATCGCTCCGGCGATACGCTGGCCGCGCGCCTCACCGAGGCAGGCCATCGCCTCGCCGCCCGCGCTATCGTGCCGGACGATCGGGACGCCATTCGCAATACGGTGCTCACCTGGTCCAGGGACCCGGAGGTGGACGTCGTCATCACGACGGGCGGCACGGGCTTCACCGGCCGCGACGTGACGCCGGAGGCGCTGGAGCCGATCTTCGAAAAGCGCATGGACGGGTTCTCGGCCGTGTTCCATCGCGTGTCGTTCGAGACGATCGGCGTATCGACCATCCAGTCCCGCGCCACGGGCGGGGTGGTGAACGCGACCTTCGTCTTCGTCCTGCCCGGCTCGCCCGGTGCCTGTCGCGACGCCTGGGACCATATCCTGAAGCCCCAGCTCGACTACCGGCACAAGCCCTGCAACTTCGTCGAGATCATGCCGCGCCTGGACGAACATCTCCGGCGCAAAGGCGGCGCGGCAGCCTGA
- a CDS encoding F0F1 ATP synthase subunit B yields the protein MFVTQAFAQVQSPDAGPTLMETPVPPTGEAISVEPGHHEEAGFPPMNPEFFASQILWLAITFGVFYYVLSKTIVPRISTVLENRRERIALDLQAAERMRLDADEAQAAYEQELASARKNSARIATEARDKARADADAQRKTIEAELDGRLESAQARIAEVKTRALADVGTIAEDAAEAILNDIAGLGVSREDVSHAVRSVRS from the coding sequence ATGTTCGTCACTCAGGCTTTCGCCCAGGTCCAATCGCCAGATGCAGGTCCGACCCTGATGGAAACACCCGTTCCGCCCACGGGCGAAGCGATCTCCGTGGAGCCCGGTCACCACGAGGAAGCCGGCTTCCCGCCGATGAACCCCGAGTTCTTCGCGTCGCAGATCCTCTGGCTCGCGATCACCTTCGGCGTGTTCTACTACGTCCTGTCCAAGACGATCGTGCCGCGCATCTCCACGGTTCTGGAGAACCGCCGCGAGCGCATCGCCCTCGATCTCCAGGCCGCCGAGCGCATGCGCCTCGACGCCGACGAGGCACAGGCCGCCTATGAGCAGGAACTCGCCTCCGCTCGCAAGAATTCCGCCCGCATCGCCACGGAAGCTCGCGACAAGGCGCGCGCCGATGCGGATGCGCAGCGCAAGACCATCGAGGCCGAACTCGACGGTCGCCTTGAAAGCGCCCAGGCTCGCATCGCCGAGGTGAAGACGCGCGCGCTCGCCGATGTCGGCACGATCGCCGAAGATGCGGCCGAAGCCATTCTCAACGACATTGCCGGCCTCGGCGTGTCGCGCGAGGACGTCTCCCACGCCGTCCGTTCCGTTCGTTCCTAA